From a single Phocoena sinus isolate mPhoSin1 chromosome 1, mPhoSin1.pri, whole genome shotgun sequence genomic region:
- the ADAM30 gene encoding LOW QUALITY PROTEIN: disintegrin and metalloproteinase domain-containing protein 30 (The sequence of the model RefSeq protein was modified relative to this genomic sequence to represent the inferred CDS: inserted 3 bases in 2 codons; deleted 2 bases in 2 codons), producing the protein MRSVRTLLSPGRSLPLLVLPVLLVDSLGKDLIFHPEWGFDSHEITIPTKLSFHGGEQGVAKHVSYLLQVKGKNHVLHLWSKRFLLPRNLQVFSFTEQGRLLEDHPYIPNDCNYMGLVEGNQDSKAILSTCRGGLRGILKVDANHYQIEPLRASSNFEHVIYLLKKEEEFPNQICGSREGCKEDQCCQPDCKFKEGANCSTGLCCHNCQFRPSGYTCRGEENECDLAEYRSGTSAFCPSDTYKQDGTPCKYRARCVRKGCQSRTMQCQNIFGAAAMGASLQCYDAVNVIGDQYGSCGILGVRQYEKCPREKALCGRLQCINVETIPDMQDHTILISTHLPEENLMCCGIGYHLAMVPMGLSDMGVISDGTSCGKERICFNRNCVNSSVLNFDCLPENCSVRGVCNSXKNCHCMYGWAPPFCEEVGYGGSIDSGTPGPLKREVPTSLQVVSTMLMRLIFLIISVIVVLFRKIIGSXYKSKEKETPPINTGAEQFKAKMIKKPKKQSGNPLSLYYTGS; encoded by the exons ATGAGGTCAGTGAGgaccctcctctccccaggccGTTCGCTCCCCTTGCTAGTCCTGCCGGTGCTCCTGGTTGACTCTCTTGGCAAGGATTTAATTTTTCACCCCGAGTGGGGCTTTGACTCCCATGAAATCACCATCCCCACGAAGCTGAGCTTCCATGGAGGGGAGCAGGGTGTGGCCAAGCACGTGTCCTACCTCCTGCAGGTAAAAGGCAAGAACCACGTCCTCCACCTGTGGTCCAAGAGGTTTCTATTGCCCCGGAATCTACAGGTTTTCTCCTTCACAGAACAGGGGAGGCTCTTGGAGGATCACCCTTATATACCCAACGACTGCAACTATATGGGCTTGGTTGAAGGAAATCAGGATTCTAAAGCTATTTTAAGTACGTGC CGGGGGGGTCTCCGAGGCATACTGAAAGTTGATGCCAACCATTACCAAATCGAGCCCCTCAGAGCCTCTTCCAATTTTGAACATGTCATATATCTcctaaagaaagaggaggaatttCCCAATCAGATCTGTGGCTCAAGAGAGGGCTGTAAAGAAGACCAGTGTTGTCAGCCAGATTGTAAATTCAAAGAAGGTGCCAACTGTAGCACTGGACTTTGCTGTCATAACTGTCAATTTCGTCCATCTGGATATACGTGTCGGGGGGAAGAAAATGAATGTGACCTTGCAGAGTACCGCAGTGGGACCTCAGCATTCTGCCCAAGTGACACATATAAGCAGGATGGAACCCCTTGCAAGTACAGAGCCCGTTGTGTCAGAAAGGGCTGCCAATCCAGAACTATGCAgtgtcaaaatatttttggagCTGCTGCCATGGGGGCTTCTCTTCAATGCTACGATGCAGTTAATGTAATAGGTGACCAATATGGGAGCTGTGGTATTTTAGGAGTTCGTCAGTATGAGAAGTGTCCCAGAGAAAAGGCATTATGTGGCAGGCTACAGTGTATAAATGTCGAAACCATCCCTGATATGCAAGATCATACTATTCTAATTTCCACTCACCTGCCTGAAGAAAATCTCATGTGCTGCGGCATTGGCTATCATCTAGCCATGGTACCTATGGGGTTATCTGACATGGGTGTGATAAGTGATGGTACCTCCTGTGGTAAGGAGCGGATatgt tttaatagaaattgtGTGAATAGCTCAGTCCTGAATTTTGACTGTTTGCCTGAGAATTGCAGTGTCCGAGGTGTTTGCAACA AAAAAAACTGCCACTGCATGTATGGCTGGGCCCCTCCATTCTGTGAGGAGGTGGGGTATGGAGGGAGCATTGACAGTGGGACTCCAGGACCCCTAAAGAGGGAGGTGCCCACCTCACTTCAGGTTGTGTCCACTATGTTAATGCGCTTGATTTTCTTAATTATCTCAGTGATTGTTGTGCTTTTCAGGAAAATCATAGGAAG ttataaatccaaagagaaagaaacaccaCCAATTAACACTGGAGCAGAACAATTCAAGGCCAAAATGATCAAGAAACCAAAAAAGCAATCAGGCAATCCACTGTCACTCTATTACACAGGGTCATAA